CGCATCGTGGTGGGCTCAGATACCCAACACCAGTCGAATACCGTCGGCAATACTTGAGATCACGTGGCTCGGGACGTGCCCCATCGTGTACGGTTCAACGAACTCCCGGCTGACCGGTCCGACTTGCGACACGACGGCAACCGAGTCCCGCCCAAGCTCGGACGCATCGACCGGAACAAGTATGTTGCCCGGAAACGCTTCGAGCGCAACATTCGAAGTCAGCGGTACCACGACTACGGCGCATCGATCCGGCCGATTGACGGCGAATGCCGAGCACGTCAGCTGACTGGGACCGCGCCGACCGTGCGGTCGATCGTGCACTGACCGAGCACGCGCGTTCCGAGGTAGATCACCGCACTCTGGCCGGGCGCGACACCGTTGAGCGGCGTAGCAGGCGTGATCACCAATTCGCCGCCGACGAGCGCGGCAGTTGCCGGCACAGGGTCGGAGTGCGCGCGGATCTGCACGTCGCACGCGAACGGCAGCTCGGGCTGCTCCGGAGGCAGCCCGGCCCAGGTGAACCGGGAACCAGCAATCTGTGCAAGGTCCAGCGCTTCGCGCGGTCCAACAACGACCGTGTTGTCCTTTGGCCGCACCTCTAGCACGAACCGGGGCTTGCCGTCCGGTGCAGGCACACCGAGCTGAAGCCCCTTACGCTGTCCGACGGTAAACGCGTTCGCCCCGTCATGCTTGCCGACCGTGTTGCCGCTGCGGTCGAGGATCTCCCCCGGCTTCGCCCCGACATGCTCACCGAGCCAGGCCCGCGTGTCACCGTCCGGAATGAAGCAGATGTCATGCGAATCCGGCTTGGTCGCGACGCTGAAACCACGCTCGGCGGCCTCGGCCCGCACGAGTGCCTTCGACGGCGTCTCACCGAGCGGGAACATCGCGTGCGCCAGCTGCTGCGCACTGAG
The Rathayibacter sp. SW19 DNA segment above includes these coding regions:
- the mnmA gene encoding tRNA 2-thiouridine(34) synthase MnmA; its protein translation is MKVLAAMSGGVDSAVAAARAVDAGHEVVGVHLALSRMPGTLRTGSRGCCTVEDSMDAQRAANLIGIPYYVWDFSERFKLDVVDDFIAEYSAGRTPNPCLRCNEKIKFAALLEKALALGFDAVCTGHYAAIQTDAAGNRELHRASAWAKDQSYVLGVLSAQQLAHAMFPLGETPSKALVRAEAAERGFSVATKPDSHDICFIPDGDTRAWLGEHVGAKPGEILDRSGNTVGKHDGANAFTVGQRKGLQLGVPAPDGKPRFVLEVRPKDNTVVVGPREALDLAQIAGSRFTWAGLPPEQPELPFACDVQIRAHSDPVPATAALVGGELVITPATPLNGVAPGQSAVIYLGTRVLGQCTIDRTVGAVPVS